The sequence below is a genomic window from Fusobacterium varium.
ATACCATTCTTTCTGGTCTTGGTCCAATAAAACTCATTTCCCCTTTAATTACATTTATAAGTTGAGGAAGTTCATCTATTCTTGTTTTTCTCATTATATTTCCAAATTTAGTAACTCTTGGGTCATTTTTTTGAGCCCATTTTGCTCCATCTTTTTCAGCATCATTTCTCATACTTCTAAATTTATGAACTTTAAACTCTTTTCCATTTTCCCCTACTCTATCTTGACTATAGATAATAGGTCCTGGACTTTCTAATTTTACAATAATTGCAGCTATTCCCATAATTGGCAGAGTTAAAATTCCTATGATAAATGCCATAGTCATATCAAATATTCTTTTTATATTTGTTTGTATGTGGCTATGAAGAATTTTAAATCCATAAGCTTGAAGTAACCACTCTTCATCTATAAACTCGACATCAATTTTAGCTTCATTTTCAAGCATATAATCTGAATAGCTTTTTACTTCTAATCCTGAAAGCTTTAGATTTAAGATCTCTCTTATCTCCTCTTTTGTTAATTTTAACTTTGTTATTACTAAAATTCTTATATTATTTTCTTTTATAAAATCAGTTAAGCTTCCTTTTCTATCTGCCTCATCTACATACTTATATTCTGGGAAATTAACTAAACTTTCAACAATTCTATTTTTCATCTCTCCAGTTCCATAGGTAGTTAGATTTTTAATTTTAAAGGTAACTATACTTATAATTGTACTTATAAATACTTGTGATGCAGTAAAGATAAGAAAGAAAGGAATAAGTCCAAAATCCCAAGCATCTATAAACCAGATAAAAAATGCTATAAAATTCAATAGGAAAATTATTACATATCCTTTATTACTACTCTTATATCTAATAAACTCCATATTATCTGTGATATAAAGTCCTAAAATAACAAAACCAAACACTCCTAAAGAGTAAATAGGAAGTCCTACTTCATAAATAAAAAGATATCTACATATATAAAATGTTACCCCTAGCAATGCTATATATACTAACTTTAATACTGTACTCTTTTCTTGTTCCATTCTCTTCTCCCTCTCCTATCTCTCTTGAAAAAGCTCTATTCTCTTTCCAGATAAGATACTATTATCTTCAAAACCATTTTTATCATAATATAATCTTGCTTTGAATAACTCATTTCCACTATCTTTTCCTATTTCAGAAAAAACTCCACTAGGATATACTTTATCACTGAAACCATATACATAAAGAATATTATTTTTCTTAGGTAGATATTGGTTATTTCTAAATAAGATACCATTTTTCCAGTTTTCATCTAGTTTAACTCTATTATTATCTTGAATATTAACTATCTTTCCAAGCATATCAAATTCAAATATCAAATCATCATCATATGCTTCCCAATTTCCATTTTCATTTCTATCTAATAAAGATTTTTTAATAACTGGTGAAACTATAAGAATATATCTGATATTTCCATTTGAGTCAAAAATAAATGGTAATGATTCTTCACGAGTATTAAATGAAACTAGGTTCATTCCATTTTCAATACTTCCATCTACTCTCTTTTCTATAACTATTGCAGGTAGAGCATCATTAATTATTCCTGTTTCAATCTCCACACTTTTTTTCTTTTGTATCTCCCCATCATTTAATTTGATAGTAACATTGTTTTTAGTTTTAGGATATAATCCTATAATCTCTATCTCTCCATTCTCTTTTATCTTTGTTTTATAAGTGTAATTTTGACTGTTCTCTCTTCCCTCAATAGTTACACTTACATCTTTTCCAACAAATTCATTTTCCACTTTTACTATTGCTGAAAGAGGTGTTCTTCCATATGGATTCAATTTTATAAAAGGTGAATCAAAGGTATAGTGATTACTTCTATATTTTTTTTCAAGTTCAACAGAGTTATTTTTATCTAAAA
It includes:
- a CDS encoding aryl-sulfate sulfotransferase; this translates as MQINRKEKITLIASLLIIGVGVVLYLSKGKIMNRMENSPTFSITYKENQSKKLKKEFEKQLNNKEFIKLLDKLSLEKLEILKEILKTPDVLEALNNRDKEYNTDIYYSRDIDYPKAMEILNISKGFQEIEVLSVEMKDFLKANYPNFDYNKIAQNEENIPETLKIRDRIVKLIPNNEIDEVVKNLTGEQLEKLNGILTGDAELISLLEFKKEDIAKLKESEENFFNDKLIFEDMKKLLLLSKKLESIGGVSPELKTIIGKNMDGIEYKKMASYGEFYLLDKNNSVELEKKYRSNHYTFDSPFIKLNPYGRTPLSAIVKVENEFVGKDVSVTIEGRENSQNYTYKTKIKENGEIEIIGLYPKTKNNVTIKLNDGEIQKKKSVEIETGIINDALPAIVIEKRVDGSIENGMNLVSFNTREESLPFIFDSNGNIRYILIVSPVIKKSLLDRNENGNWEAYDDDLIFEFDMLGKIVNIQDNNRVKLDENWKNGILFRNNQYLPKKNNILYVYGFSDKVYPSGVFSEIGKDSGNELFKARLYYDKNGFEDNSILSGKRIELFQER
- a CDS encoding exopolysaccharide biosynthesis polyprenyl glycosylphosphotransferase, whose product is MEQEKSTVLKLVYIALLGVTFYICRYLFIYEVGLPIYSLGVFGFVILGLYITDNMEFIRYKSSNKGYVIIFLLNFIAFFIWFIDAWDFGLIPFFLIFTASQVFISTIISIVTFKIKNLTTYGTGEMKNRIVESLVNFPEYKYVDEADRKGSLTDFIKENNIRILVITKLKLTKEEIREILNLKLSGLEVKSYSDYMLENEAKIDVEFIDEEWLLQAYGFKILHSHIQTNIKRIFDMTMAFIIGILTLPIMGIAAIIVKLESPGPIIYSQDRVGENGKEFKVHKFRSMRNDAEKDGAKWAQKNDPRVTKFGNIMRKTRIDELPQLINVIKGEMSFIGPRPERMVFIKELEKQIPYYNLRHMVKPGLTGWAQVMYPYGASVEDARRKLEYDLYYIKQHSLYLDLVIMILTFKTVVFGKGR